The following proteins come from a genomic window of Dongia rigui:
- a CDS encoding type II toxin-antitoxin system RelE/ParE family toxin, with translation MSSGDVKPYRLVPRALSDLDDIWRYSAETWSIEQADRYIDSLVRVFEAIAAMPALAQERREFSPPVRIHVHESHLIVYLIADDHIAILRLLGGRQDWAAILKAADLQ, from the coding sequence ATGTCGTCCGGTGATGTGAAGCCGTATCGGCTTGTACCTCGCGCGCTGTCGGATCTCGACGACATATGGCGATATTCGGCAGAGACTTGGTCTATCGAACAGGCGGATCGTTACATCGACTCTTTGGTACGCGTGTTCGAGGCGATCGCAGCCATGCCGGCACTGGCGCAAGAGCGTCGCGAGTTCTCGCCGCCGGTGCGCATTCATGTGCATGAAAGCCACCTGATTGTCTATCTGATTGCCGACGATCATATCGCCATCCTGCGCCTGCTTGGGGGCCGGCAGGATTGGGCTGCCATCCTCAAGGCCGCGGATCTGCAATGA
- a CDS encoding MarR family winged helix-turn-helix transcriptional regulator: protein METAPALAAASADHDAALCPFVVQAWARLLQVAPTLLATVEAELKQAGLPPTQWYDALAALERQPQQSLSPGEIEQQLLLTQCTTSRLIDRLVAEGYALRMVNPDDRRRQTVHLSPAGQALIARMWPVYAAAIKRHVGRKLAPDDAQVLIRILEKLA, encoded by the coding sequence ATGGAAACCGCTCCCGCTCTTGCCGCCGCATCTGCTGATCACGACGCCGCGCTTTGTCCCTTCGTGGTCCAGGCCTGGGCGCGGCTGCTGCAGGTGGCGCCGACCTTGCTGGCCACCGTCGAGGCGGAATTGAAGCAGGCGGGCCTGCCGCCAACCCAGTGGTATGACGCCCTGGCGGCCCTCGAACGGCAGCCCCAGCAATCGCTCTCACCCGGCGAGATCGAGCAGCAATTGCTGCTCACCCAATGCACGACCTCGCGCCTCATCGACCGGCTGGTGGCGGAAGGCTATGCGCTGCGGATGGTCAACCCCGACGACCGGCGTCGGCAGACCGTGCATTTGAGCCCCGCCGGCCAAGCCCTCATCGCCCGCATGTGGCCGGTCTATGCCGCGGCCATCAAGCGCCATGTCGGTCGCAAGCTCGCCCCCGATGATGCGCAAGTGCTGATCCGGATCCTCGAAAAACTGGCCTGA
- the gstA gene encoding glutathione transferase GstA, with product MKLYFSPGACSLSPHITALEAGLDVTLIKVDTKTKKLEDGSDFLAINPKGQVPTLVLDDGDVVTEGPVIAQILADLAPASNLAPGNGTKARYKLQEWLNFITSELHKGYSPLFKPTTPDDYKPVAKAQLADRYAFVDGKLAGKKYLLGDTFTVADAYLFTVSNWAKFVGVDLSAFGNLTAFMARVAERPQVQAALKAEGLTK from the coding sequence ATGAAGCTCTATTTCTCGCCGGGCGCCTGCTCGCTGTCGCCGCACATCACCGCCCTTGAAGCCGGGCTCGACGTGACCCTGATCAAGGTCGACACCAAGACCAAGAAGCTGGAAGACGGCAGCGACTTCCTGGCCATCAACCCGAAGGGCCAGGTGCCGACGCTGGTCCTGGATGACGGTGACGTGGTGACCGAGGGCCCGGTGATCGCACAGATCCTTGCCGACCTCGCCCCGGCCAGCAACCTTGCCCCCGGCAATGGCACCAAGGCGCGCTACAAGCTGCAGGAATGGCTGAACTTCATCACATCGGAACTGCACAAGGGCTATAGCCCGCTGTTCAAGCCGACGACGCCTGACGACTACAAGCCGGTCGCCAAGGCGCAGCTTGCCGACCGCTATGCCTTCGTTGACGGCAAGCTTGCCGGCAAGAAATATCTGCTGGGCGACACCTTCACCGTGGCCGATGCCTATCTCTTTACGGTCAGCAATTGGGCGAAGTTCGTCGGCGTCGATCTCAGCGCCTTTGGCAATCTCACCGCCTTCATGGCCCGCGTCGCCGAACGCCCGCAGGTGCAGGCGGCCCTCAAGGCCGAAGGCCTGACGAAGTAA
- a CDS encoding GNAT family N-acetyltransferase, with translation MTGSDQNTTNDLGQKIGFAVPGWTARPRPPRTAMEGRFVRLEMLDADAHAADLFAANAADTENRIWTYLPYGPYPEFGPYRDWVAAMAKSEDPLFHAIIDKKSGKAVGVASFLRIEPAVGVIEVGHINYAPALQRSTGATEAMYLLMKRVFDELGYRRYEWKCDALNAPSQSAAGRLGFIYEGTFWQATIYKGRNRDTAWYSIIDKDWPKIRAVYEAWLAPENFDGQGKPRQRLSLMMQSALA, from the coding sequence ATGACCGGCAGCGACCAGAACACAACCAACGACCTCGGCCAGAAGATCGGCTTTGCCGTGCCGGGCTGGACGGCGCGACCGCGCCCGCCACGGACGGCAATGGAAGGCCGCTTCGTGCGCCTCGAGATGCTGGATGCCGACGCGCATGCCGCCGACCTTTTTGCCGCCAATGCCGCGGATACCGAAAACCGCATCTGGACCTATCTGCCCTATGGTCCCTATCCGGAATTCGGCCCCTATCGCGACTGGGTGGCCGCCATGGCAAAATCGGAAGACCCGCTCTTTCACGCCATCATCGACAAGAAAAGCGGCAAGGCGGTGGGTGTTGCCAGCTTCCTGCGCATCGAGCCGGCGGTCGGCGTCATTGAAGTGGGGCACATCAATTATGCCCCGGCGCTCCAGCGCAGCACGGGCGCCACGGAGGCCATGTATCTCCTCATGAAGCGCGTCTTCGACGAGCTCGGCTATCGCCGCTATGAATGGAAATGCGATGCGCTGAATGCGCCGAGCCAGTCGGCCGCCGGGCGCCTCGGTTTCATCTATGAGGGCACGTTCTGGCAGGCCACGATCTATAAGGGCCGCAACCGCGACACCGCCTGGTATTCGATCATCGACAAGGACTGGCCCAAGATCCGCGCCGTCTATGAGGCCTGGCTGGCCCCGGAAAATTTCGATGGGCAGGGCAAGCCCCGCCAGCGCCTCTCGCTGATGATGCAATCGGCGCTGGCCTAG
- a CDS encoding HlyD family secretion protein, translated as MRVTRSCLGASLIAVTLMGCDKPADDRLLGYVEGDYVYMALPSAGRLAEIAVKRGDQVAAGDVLFRLDDTTAAADLARAKADLLEAEHKLADLKTGERPEELAIIEAQLASANASLMLSEPRVKRRRELVKSNIVGTEDLDSAEASILEDRGRIAEYTARLAAARLPGRDEQIAAQEAAVDAFRSAITTAQWALDERRAVAPAGGSIQDVYFRPGEEVAAEQAVLQLLPPENIKLKIYVPEPVIGHYQIGEELAVTCDGCPPDLTARIDFIAASAEYTPPVIYSDTSRAKLVFLVEARPVSAPAGFQWHPGQPVEARPLAPPQAASPAS; from the coding sequence ATGCGCGTCACCCGTTCCTGCCTCGGCGCATCCCTCATTGCCGTGACCCTGATGGGTTGCGACAAGCCGGCCGATGATCGGCTGCTGGGCTATGTCGAGGGCGACTATGTCTATATGGCGCTGCCATCGGCCGGGCGCCTTGCCGAGATCGCGGTGAAGCGCGGCGACCAGGTCGCGGCCGGCGACGTGCTCTTCAGGCTGGACGACACGACCGCCGCCGCCGATCTTGCACGCGCCAAGGCCGACCTTCTCGAGGCCGAACACAAGCTGGCTGATTTGAAGACGGGCGAGCGGCCGGAGGAACTGGCCATCATCGAGGCACAGCTCGCCTCGGCAAACGCTTCGCTGATGCTGTCGGAACCCCGCGTCAAGCGGCGGCGTGAATTGGTCAAAAGCAACATCGTCGGTACCGAAGACCTCGATTCCGCCGAAGCCTCGATCCTGGAGGATCGCGGGCGCATCGCCGAATACACCGCGCGCCTCGCCGCCGCAAGGCTGCCTGGCCGTGACGAACAGATCGCGGCGCAGGAGGCTGCGGTCGATGCCTTCCGGAGCGCCATCACGACGGCGCAATGGGCGCTGGACGAGCGGCGCGCCGTGGCCCCGGCTGGTGGCAGCATCCAGGACGTCTATTTCCGTCCGGGCGAGGAAGTGGCGGCGGAACAGGCGGTGCTGCAACTCCTGCCGCCCGAGAACATCAAGCTGAAGATCTATGTGCCGGAACCGGTGATCGGCCACTACCAGATCGGCGAGGAACTGGCCGTCACCTGCGACGGCTGCCCGCCGGATCTCACCGCGCGCATCGACTTCATCGCCGCATCGGCCGAATACACGCCACCCGTCATCTACAGCGATACCAGCCGCGCCAAGCTCGTTTTCCTGGTGGAGGCGCGGCCCGTTTCGGCGCCGGCCGGTTTCCAATGGCACCCGGGCCAACCGGTGGAAGCGCGGCCGCTGGCGCCGCCCCAGGCGGCAAGCCCCGCTTCATGA
- a CDS encoding ABC transporter ATP-binding protein — MKAVIDVHGLVKTFGDKRVVDDVSLQVGKGQIYGFLGPNGSGKTTTLRMLCGLLTPDAGSGTCLGFDIRKESAEIKRRTGYMTQKFSLYEDLTIRENLDFVGRVYGLDKLKSRVDAALDRLGLASRRKQLAGQLSGGWKQRLALAACILHEPELLLLDEPTAGVDPKARRDFWDQIHALAGAGLTVLVSTHYMDEAERCHEILYIAYGKLIARGTIADVISQHDLATWSVTGPNLYLLSQELQRTPGIDTVAAFGTALHVCGRDAALLERGIAPYRLRPDLTWARTSPSLEDIFIQLMSGLDTNGAGKAPEPSA; from the coding sequence ATGAAGGCTGTGATCGACGTCCATGGCCTGGTCAAGACCTTCGGCGACAAGCGCGTCGTCGACGATGTGTCGCTGCAGGTCGGCAAGGGGCAGATCTATGGCTTCCTCGGCCCCAATGGCAGCGGCAAGACCACGACCCTGCGCATGCTGTGCGGGTTGCTGACGCCCGATGCCGGCAGCGGCACCTGCCTTGGCTTCGACATCCGCAAGGAATCGGCCGAGATCAAGCGCCGCACCGGTTACATGACGCAGAAATTCAGCCTCTATGAAGATCTCACCATCCGCGAGAATCTGGACTTCGTCGGCCGCGTCTATGGCCTCGACAAGCTGAAGAGCCGCGTCGATGCGGCACTCGATCGCCTGGGTCTTGCCAGTCGCCGGAAGCAGCTGGCGGGGCAGTTGTCGGGCGGCTGGAAGCAGCGACTGGCACTGGCCGCCTGCATCCTCCATGAACCGGAACTGCTGCTGCTCGATGAACCCACGGCCGGGGTCGATCCGAAGGCAAGGCGCGATTTCTGGGACCAGATCCATGCCCTGGCCGGGGCCGGCCTCACCGTGCTGGTCAGCACGCATTACATGGACGAGGCCGAACGCTGCCACGAGATTCTCTACATCGCCTATGGCAAGCTGATCGCGCGCGGCACCATCGCCGATGTCATCAGCCAGCACGATCTTGCGACCTGGTCGGTCACGGGACCGAACCTCTATCTGCTGTCGCAGGAATTGCAGCGGACCCCCGGCATCGACACGGTGGCCGCCTTCGGCACCGCCTTGCATGTCTGCGGCCGCGATGCGGCGTTGCTGGAGCGCGGCATCGCCCCCTATCGCCTGCGCCCCGACCTCACCTGGGCACGCACCAGCCCGAGCCTTGAGGACATTTTCATCCAGTTGATGTCGGGGCTCGATACCAATGGCGCCGGAAAAGCGCCGGAGCCTTCCGCATGA
- a CDS encoding ABC transporter permease, which translates to MRLFSVSRFLAILAKEFIQMRRDRLTFGMMMGVPLMQLLLFGYAINTDPKNLPAVAVVGEQSNFARSLLSAMEKTGYIHFIREPVDAATADRMLRQGDVQFAVHIPPDFAQDLVRGRMPALLVEADATDPVATGNALSALQGLDASALVHDLKGPLAKLQNDVAPFEVRLHKRYNAEGITQYNIVPGLMGVVLTMTMVMMTSLAVTRERERGTMENLLAMPVRPGEVMLGKIIPYIAVGYVQVTIIVVAARYLFAVPLMGSLALLSLAAIIFIAANLAVGFTFSTLSTNQLQAMQMSTFFFLPSLLLSGFMFPFRGMPAWAQVLGEALPLTHFLRVVRGILLKGNGLPDIWPDLWPILVFLAGAAILALLRYRRTLD; encoded by the coding sequence ATGAGGCTGTTCTCCGTCAGCCGGTTCCTGGCGATCCTTGCCAAGGAATTCATCCAGATGCGGCGCGACCGCCTCACCTTCGGCATGATGATGGGTGTGCCGCTGATGCAGCTGCTGCTGTTCGGCTATGCCATCAATACCGACCCCAAGAACCTGCCGGCGGTGGCCGTCGTGGGCGAGCAGTCGAACTTCGCCCGCTCGCTTCTGAGCGCCATGGAGAAGACCGGCTATATCCATTTCATCCGCGAACCGGTCGATGCGGCGACCGCGGACAGGATGCTGCGCCAGGGCGATGTGCAATTCGCCGTCCATATCCCGCCCGATTTCGCCCAAGACCTGGTGCGCGGCCGCATGCCGGCCCTGCTGGTCGAAGCGGACGCAACGGATCCGGTCGCCACCGGCAATGCGCTCTCGGCACTGCAGGGGCTGGACGCCTCGGCGCTGGTCCACGATTTGAAAGGACCCTTGGCCAAGCTGCAGAACGACGTGGCACCCTTCGAGGTGCGCCTCCACAAGCGCTACAATGCCGAAGGAATCACGCAATACAACATCGTGCCCGGACTCATGGGCGTGGTGCTGACCATGACCATGGTGATGATGACGTCGCTGGCGGTCACGCGCGAGCGCGAGCGCGGCACGATGGAGAACCTGCTCGCCATGCCGGTCCGACCTGGCGAGGTGATGCTGGGCAAGATCATTCCCTATATCGCCGTGGGCTATGTGCAGGTGACGATCATCGTCGTCGCGGCGCGCTATCTCTTTGCCGTGCCGCTGATGGGATCGCTGGCTCTGCTCAGCCTGGCCGCCATCATCTTCATCGCCGCCAATTTGGCCGTGGGTTTCACCTTCTCGACACTCTCCACCAACCAGCTGCAGGCGATGCAGATGTCGACCTTCTTTTTCCTGCCATCGCTGCTGCTCTCCGGCTTCATGTTTCCGTTTCGCGGCATGCCGGCCTGGGCGCAGGTCCTGGGCGAGGCCTTGCCGCTGACGCATTTCCTGCGCGTGGTGCGCGGCATCCTGCTCAAAGGCAACGGCCTGCCCGATATCTGGCCAGATCTGTGGCCGATCCTGGTTTTCCTGGCCGGGGCCGCGATCCTCGCTCTGCTGCGCTATCGTCGCACCCTCGATTGA
- a CDS encoding ABC transporter substrate-binding protein, producing the protein MILRPLLLPVVLVVFGTLAASALPAAAQTTRIPLKVALPEGPDTRAAGFLIAQQRGYFADAGLDVTFQKLGYGRSPIDPLNDAKADLAVEIMPIALAKRERGADVVHVAQIFQRATLALYCRATIDQPAKLAGHNVGVWLDGWESPFYAWLGRLGLSYFATGSGVTIVRQGTDAEIFVENEVDCLTTTTYRAPLALGADAVTEKHLIPYRYQDLDLGVLEDGLYARAADLKDPVRIETFRRFLAAAARGWQSLHDDPSEAERLIMALPDSARLDAKAVAESLAAVSEAVGVDNIDLGTLDDAAYDRTVLLLLTGAPDPTLAAAPSGAVSAVLRQVP; encoded by the coding sequence ATGATCCTGCGTCCCCTTCTGCTGCCGGTCGTACTCGTGGTCTTTGGCACCCTCGCCGCCAGCGCCCTCCCGGCCGCGGCGCAGACGACCCGGATCCCGCTGAAGGTGGCGCTGCCGGAAGGGCCGGATACGCGCGCGGCCGGCTTTCTCATCGCCCAGCAGCGCGGCTACTTTGCCGATGCGGGGCTCGATGTCACATTCCAGAAGCTGGGCTATGGCCGCTCGCCGATCGATCCTTTGAACGACGCCAAGGCCGACCTCGCGGTCGAGATCATGCCGATCGCGCTCGCCAAGCGCGAACGCGGCGCCGACGTCGTGCATGTGGCGCAGATCTTCCAGCGCGCGACGCTCGCACTCTATTGCCGGGCGACGATCGATCAGCCGGCCAAGCTCGCCGGTCACAATGTTGGTGTCTGGCTCGACGGGTGGGAAAGCCCCTTCTACGCCTGGCTCGGGCGCTTGGGGCTCAGTTATTTCGCGACCGGCAGCGGCGTCACCATCGTGCGCCAGGGGACCGATGCCGAGATCTTCGTCGAGAACGAGGTCGACTGCCTGACCACGACGACCTACCGGGCGCCCCTTGCCCTTGGGGCGGATGCGGTGACGGAAAAACACCTCATCCCCTATCGCTATCAGGATCTCGACCTCGGCGTGCTGGAAGACGGGCTTTATGCACGCGCGGCCGACCTCAAGGACCCGGTGCGCATCGAGACCTTCCGGCGCTTCCTTGCCGCCGCCGCGCGCGGCTGGCAGAGCCTGCATGATGATCCGAGCGAGGCCGAGCGACTGATCATGGCCCTGCCCGACAGTGCGAGGCTCGATGCGAAAGCCGTGGCGGAATCGCTTGCCGCCGTGTCGGAAGCGGTGGGCGTCGACAATATCGATCTTGGGACCCTGGACGATGCCGCCTACGACCGCACGGTTCTGCTGCTGCTGACCGGAGCACCCGATCCCACGCTGGCTGCGGCCCCGTCCGGGGCCGTCAGTGCGGTCCTGCGGCAGGTCCCCTAG
- a CDS encoding proline racemase family protein, with amino-acid sequence MTAADAARPDAGTRIETIEMHTGGEPVRIVTRGYPTISGGTILEKRRFAMRQLDAFRRLIMFEPRGHYDMYGVLPVEPDIPGADMAVLFIHNEGYSTMCGHATIALGRYALDQGLIKAGADGIARLKLQCPCGLVEVSVEQDGRARFLSVPAFAFALDREIDLPGKGRITLDIGYGGAFYAFLPASEFGLDVKRSRTKDLVAAASAVTEAVKAQVKLDHPDDADLAFLYGTILTDGGDGAAAPSANICVFAADEVDRSPTGSGVTARLALLAARRQVAMGEWRRFESVTGSIFEGRVAAELKTGNFAAIRAEVAGRAYYTGQSVFTVEPEDPLAAGFLLR; translated from the coding sequence ATGACGGCTGCCGATGCTGCAAGGCCCGATGCGGGTACGCGGATCGAAACGATCGAGATGCATACCGGCGGCGAGCCGGTGCGCATCGTCACCCGGGGCTATCCGACGATTTCCGGCGGGACGATCCTGGAAAAGCGCCGCTTCGCGATGCGTCAACTCGATGCCTTCCGCCGCCTCATCATGTTCGAACCGCGCGGCCATTACGACATGTATGGCGTGCTGCCCGTCGAACCCGATATTCCCGGTGCCGACATGGCGGTGCTGTTTATCCATAACGAGGGCTACAGCACGATGTGTGGCCATGCCACCATCGCTCTTGGCCGCTATGCGCTGGACCAGGGGCTGATCAAAGCCGGCGCCGACGGGATCGCGCGGCTGAAGCTGCAATGCCCCTGCGGCCTGGTCGAGGTCAGCGTGGAGCAGGACGGCCGCGCCCGTTTCCTCAGCGTGCCGGCTTTCGCCTTCGCGCTCGACCGCGAGATCGACCTGCCGGGCAAGGGACGCATCACGCTTGATATCGGCTATGGCGGCGCGTTCTATGCGTTCCTGCCGGCCAGCGAGTTTGGGCTGGACGTGAAGCGCTCGCGTACCAAGGATCTGGTGGCGGCAGCGAGTGCCGTCACCGAAGCCGTCAAGGCGCAAGTGAAGCTGGATCATCCCGATGACGCCGACCTCGCCTTCCTCTATGGCACGATTCTGACCGATGGTGGCGATGGCGCCGCCGCACCTTCGGCCAATATCTGTGTCTTCGCGGCGGACGAAGTCGATCGGTCTCCAACGGGGAGCGGCGTGACTGCGCGCCTGGCCTTGCTGGCGGCGCGTCGGCAGGTGGCGATGGGCGAATGGCGCCGGTTTGAAAGCGTCACCGGCAGCATCTTTGAGGGCCGGGTTGCCGCCGAACTGAAGACGGGCAACTTCGCGGCCATCCGGGCCGAAGTCGCCGGCCGCGCCTATTATACCGGCCAATCCGTCTTCACGGTCGAACCCGAAGATCCGCTCGCCGCCGGGTTCCTGCTGCGATGA
- a CDS encoding NAD(P)H-dependent glycerol-3-phosphate dehydrogenase has product MSIERVSIIGAGAWGTALALIAARAGRQTTLFVRRAELATDISAQRQNADYLPGIALPEAITLTSDLPHALQAEAILYAQPAQHLRGFCRAARPHWPGHAALVLCAKGIEQQSGLLLHEIAASELPSARVTALSGPSFAIDVARSLPTAVAIAGTDGALVDDLMLALSHGAFRPYGSDDLAGVEVAGAVKNVLAIACGMVMGAGLGDNARAALITRGLAEVSRLVLAKGGRSETLMGLAGLGDLVLTCSSPKSRNMSLGQELGQGRTLAEILSQRHSVAEGVTTASAVVTLARSLGVEMPIAEAVNRILHQGSRLDAEVGALLSRPLRRESE; this is encoded by the coding sequence ATGAGCATCGAACGGGTTTCCATCATCGGTGCCGGTGCCTGGGGCACGGCACTGGCCCTGATCGCTGCCCGTGCCGGCCGACAGACGACCTTGTTCGTCCGCCGGGCGGAACTGGCCACCGACATTTCAGCGCAGCGCCAGAATGCTGATTACCTGCCCGGCATCGCCTTGCCGGAGGCGATCACCCTTACCAGCGATCTGCCCCACGCCTTGCAGGCGGAAGCCATCCTTTACGCCCAGCCGGCGCAACATCTGCGCGGCTTCTGCCGTGCGGCGCGGCCGCATTGGCCGGGCCATGCCGCCCTGGTGCTCTGCGCCAAGGGGATCGAGCAGCAAAGCGGGTTGCTGCTGCATGAAATCGCGGCCAGTGAGCTGCCGTCAGCGCGGGTCACCGCCCTGTCAGGCCCCAGCTTTGCCATCGATGTGGCGCGTTCGCTGCCCACCGCCGTCGCCATTGCCGGCACCGACGGCGCCCTGGTCGACGATCTGATGCTGGCCTTGAGCCACGGCGCCTTCCGCCCCTATGGCTCGGATGACCTCGCCGGGGTCGAGGTGGCGGGGGCGGTCAAGAACGTGCTGGCCATCGCCTGCGGCATGGTGATGGGGGCGGGCCTCGGCGACAATGCCCGGGCGGCACTCATCACCCGGGGCCTTGCCGAGGTTTCGCGCTTGGTGCTGGCCAAAGGCGGCCGGTCGGAGACCCTGATGGGCCTCGCCGGACTCGGCGATCTTGTATTAACCTGTTCCTCACCCAAATCGCGCAACATGTCGCTGGGGCAGGAATTGGGCCAGGGTCGGACCCTGGCCGAGATCCTCAGCCAGCGCCACAGCGTTGCCGAAGGTGTGACAACCGCCTCCGCCGTGGTCACCCTGGCGCGGTCGCTGGGTGTCGAAATGCCGATCGCCGAGGCAGTCAACCGGATCCTGCACCAGGGCAGCCGGTTGGATGCGGAAGTCGGCGCCCTGCTGTCGCGGCCCCTGCGTCGTGAAAGTGAATAG
- a CDS encoding universal stress protein — MTVTMDKILCATDGSAPSAKTVTFAIELAQRLALPLSFVTVVDTDEGETPTIWDAEALVAGKMPVDKPLILAIEQALKAGLRRIAAVRAPGSEIAKTIVDYAEKNSYHHIVMGSAGLTGARRFLIGSVAADVVNLAHCPVTVVR, encoded by the coding sequence ATGACCGTGACCATGGACAAGATCCTCTGCGCCACCGATGGCTCGGCCCCCTCGGCCAAGACGGTGACCTTTGCGATCGAACTGGCGCAGCGCTTGGCGCTGCCGCTTTCCTTCGTCACCGTGGTCGACACGGATGAGGGCGAAACGCCTACGATCTGGGATGCCGAGGCGCTGGTCGCCGGCAAGATGCCGGTCGACAAGCCGCTGATCCTCGCCATCGAACAGGCCTTGAAGGCTGGCTTGCGGCGGATCGCCGCCGTCCGGGCGCCGGGCAGCGAGATTGCCAAGACCATCGTCGATTACGCCGAAAAGAACTCCTACCACCACATCGTCATGGGCTCGGCCGGCCTCACCGGCGCCAGGCGCTTCCTGATCGGCTCGGTGGCGGCGGATGTCGTCAACCTCGCGCATTGCCCGGTCACTGTGGTTCGCTAG
- a CDS encoding GNAT family N-acetyltransferase, producing the protein MTDKNTPTLNFTIKPEPAALTGAVEQMLDYVFGPTRLDKASYLFRDGVDPVPELSYVAMLGDEVVGTIRYWPVHVGPTNHPALLLGPLGITPRLAGKGIGRTLTFRTLEVAAEMGHDLVLLVGDVDYYKRFGFVPATPHGFVMPGEKRPERLQVAPLKRGLLGVVRGDIRHIHGRSIAPAAIDPALAPLGAAQADGAQLDAR; encoded by the coding sequence ATGACCGACAAGAACACCCCGACCCTGAACTTTACCATCAAGCCTGAACCGGCCGCGTTGACCGGGGCGGTCGAGCAGATGCTCGATTACGTCTTCGGGCCGACGCGGTTAGATAAGGCGTCCTATCTGTTCCGAGACGGCGTCGACCCCGTGCCGGAACTCTCCTATGTCGCCATGCTCGGCGATGAAGTGGTCGGTACCATCCGCTATTGGCCGGTCCATGTCGGCCCCACGAACCATCCCGCGTTGCTGCTGGGCCCGCTTGGCATCACGCCGCGCCTGGCCGGCAAGGGGATCGGTCGCACCCTCACCTTCCGCACGCTCGAAGTCGCGGCCGAGATGGGCCACGATCTGGTGCTGCTGGTCGGCGATGTCGATTATTACAAGCGCTTCGGTTTCGTGCCGGCGACGCCGCATGGCTTCGTCATGCCGGGCGAGAAGCGGCCCGAGCGATTGCAGGTGGCGCCGCTGAAACGCGGCCTGCTCGGCGTCGTGCGCGGCGATATTCGCCATATCCACGGCCGCAGCATCGCGCCGGCGGCGATCGACCCAGCCTTGGCGCCCCTTGGGGCGGCACAGGCCGACGGCGCACAGCTCGACGCGCGCTAA
- a CDS encoding tetratricopeptide repeat-containing serine protease family protein: MFRNVGASALVLTFVASFAVPATADSATQCLSGLGSDGKLQSGADAAKVADACLNAAGAGDMQALYRAGLVLEQGIGRPKDKAKAENWYRKAAGKGLVDAQLALGRLAEAEMKPDQALAWYGRAALKNNKPALQALQRLRVERPKAMWDAAEFTLEIDPSLGTDAQFAKSGSGIVIGSDLVLTNEHVVSGCTQMAVAPGLPARVLASDAGKDLAVIKTTIPLGSPVPFAPGKTLAPEMTLYTGGYPGIGSDAPTFVMTTGQLSTRKIGTDDAPDYWLLSNQINPGNSGGPLFDDSGRVVGVVAAELPVTGIVKKSAPKGAHEGMAVRSEWARAFLDQHHIAYTTAETGPVKDAAADMERHAAAATVLVECFEK, translated from the coding sequence TTGTTCCGTAACGTTGGTGCCAGCGCGCTTGTCCTCACCTTTGTCGCGTCTTTCGCCGTTCCCGCCACAGCCGATTCCGCCACGCAATGCCTCTCGGGCCTTGGCTCGGACGGCAAGCTGCAGAGCGGGGCCGATGCCGCGAAGGTCGCCGATGCCTGCCTCAACGCCGCCGGCGCCGGCGACATGCAGGCGCTTTACCGCGCCGGGCTGGTATTGGAACAGGGTATCGGCCGCCCGAAAGACAAGGCGAAGGCGGAAAACTGGTATCGGAAGGCCGCCGGCAAGGGCCTGGTCGATGCCCAATTGGCTTTGGGGCGCCTGGCCGAGGCGGAAATGAAACCCGATCAGGCGCTGGCCTGGTATGGCCGTGCTGCTTTGAAGAACAACAAGCCGGCCCTTCAAGCCCTGCAGCGCCTGCGCGTCGAAAGACCGAAGGCGATGTGGGATGCCGCCGAATTCACCCTCGAGATCGATCCCAGCCTGGGCACGGATGCGCAATTTGCCAAATCCGGTTCGGGCATCGTCATCGGGTCGGATCTGGTGCTGACCAACGAGCATGTCGTCTCCGGTTGCACGCAGATGGCGGTGGCGCCCGGCCTGCCGGCGCGGGTGCTGGCGAGCGATGCCGGGAAGGACCTCGCTGTCATCAAGACGACGATCCCGCTTGGTTCGCCGGTGCCGTTCGCGCCCGGCAAAACGCTTGCACCAGAGATGACGCTCTATACCGGCGGCTATCCTGGCATCGGCAGTGACGCCCCGACCTTCGTCATGACCACCGGGCAGCTCTCCACCCGCAAGATCGGCACGGACGATGCGCCGGATTACTGGCTGCTCAGCAACCAGATCAATCCCGGCAATAGCGGCGGGCCGCTGTTCGATGACAGCGGCCGGGTAGTGGGGGTCGTGGCGGCGGAACTGCCGGTGACCGGTATCGTCAAGAAATCGGCACCCAAGGGCGCCCATGAGGGCATGGCGGTGCGTTCCGAATGGGCGCGCGCCTTCCTTGACCAGCACCATATCGCCTACACCACGGCGGAAACGGGGCCGGTCAAGGATGCAGCGGCAGACATGGAACGCCATGCCGCCGCCGCCACTGTGCTGGTGGAGTGTTTCGAGAAATAG